One genomic segment of Linepithema humile isolate Giens D197 chromosome 5, Lhum_UNIL_v1.0, whole genome shotgun sequence includes these proteins:
- the LOC105675099 gene encoding synaptic vesicle glycoprotein 2B-like, which translates to MRAYQKLRKVFCRFVDYVLCDNFLIFHIKEILYTMVHNNKSGSTDVSEKKKIQETRDSIIIEDVSNTKIADFEMAISAAGTGKFQYLLILAIIPASWASSIDTGNMSMILSSAECDLGLSLFNKGLLNAVIYVGMVLSGFIWGYLADVKGRKNVIFYGYMADGICNLLAGFSQNFETLVFFKFLSGFLVSGPHATLMAYCSEFYGAKGRTKIPLIVGFSVSVGCVVNAALAWMVVPQSWLFVFWDGAFVYNSWRIFLSLCGVSTLLGIICLCFFPESPKFLMTQNRNEEALEVFKRIYSMNTGLPKDDYPIRALGDVNLNNTTTTQSNSLESQKSTKSCFKNGIQQMKPLCSNPHLSRILLLVTIQFGGMLCLNTLRLWQPQLFATIHNFDHLDTNITNPTFCEILDISTSATTMSDLNKTVAFEEISSCENIIVSDATYIDTVIVATTSSIFILSGSVFVNFLEHKYLSLISYGCALLCLISLIWSTNTLTTLVLTCLNLGLLCLTFNVVVGATVLLFPTSLRAMAVSMQMIVGRIGAMLGNLIFPILLAYGCVTPIINLACFTLLCILLTYFLPSTRKHAV; encoded by the exons ATGCGCGcgtatcaaaaattaagaaaagtcTTCTGTCGATTTGTGGATTATGTGTTAtgtgataattttttgatatttcatataaaagagattttatatacaatggtGCATAATAACAAATCTGGTTCCACTGATGTGtcagagaagaagaaaatccaAGAAACACGGGATTCGA tTATAATCGAAGATGTGTCGAACACGAAAATTGCGGATTTTGAAATGGCAATCTCCGCCGCTGGAACCGGAAAGTTCCAGTATCTCCTTATTCTTGCGATTATCCCAGCTTCATGGGCATCGAGCATAGATACGGGTAATATGTCTATGATACTTTCATCGGCGGAATGCGATTTAGGATTGTCATTGTTTAACAAAGGGCTTTTAAATGCTGTCATTTATGTCG GTATGGTGTTGAGTGGTTTCATATGGGGATACCTCGCCGACGttaaaggaagaaaaaatgttatattttacggTTACATGGCAGATGGTATCTGCAATCTACTCGCAggtttttcacaaaattttgaGACGCTTGTGTTCTTCAAATTTCTCAGTGGCTTTct CGTAAGTGGACCACATGCCACTCTTATGGCGTATTGCTCAGAATTTTACGGCGCCAAAGGTAGAACGAAAATTCCGCTTATTGTCGGCTTCTCCGTTTCAGTCGGATGTGTAGTTAATGCag CATTGGCATGGATGGTGGTTCCTCAGTCATGGTTATTTGTCTTTTGGGACGGTGCCTTCGTTTATAATTCCTGGAGAATATTTCTGTCCCTCTGTGGAGTATCGACATTGTTAGGCATCATTTGCCTTTGCTTTTTCCCGGAGAGCCCCAAGTTTTTAATGACACAGAATCGTAATGAGGAGGCACTCGAGGTTTTCAAGAGGATCTATAGTATGAACACTGGTCTGCCTAAGGATGATTATCCT ATACGTGCCTTGGGCGATGtcaatttgaataatacaaCTACAACGCAATCGAATTCATTAGAATCTCAAAAGAGTACAAAGTCATGCTTTAAGAATGGAATACAACAGATGAAGCCTCTTTGCTCGAACCCACATCTGTCGCGTATTTTGTTACTTGTTACCATACAATTCGGTGGAATGTTGTG TTTAAACACTCTTCGCCTCTGGCAGCCACAACTTTTTGCGACAATACACAACTTTGACCATCTTGACACTAATATAACTAATCCTACTTTCTGtgaaatattagatatttcGACATCTGCTACAACGATGtctgatttaaataaaactgtcGCGTTTGAAGAAATATCAAGTTGTGAAAAT ATTATTGTCTCAGATGCGACATACATCGACACTGTTATTGTCGCAACCACttctagtatttttatattgtctgGCAGCGtttttgtcaattttcttGAACACAAATATCTATCAC TCATTAGCTACGGATGCGCGCTTCTATGTCTGATATCTTTAATTTGGTCTACAAATACATTAACCACTCTTGTACTTACATGCTTGAATCTTGGATTATTGTGCTTGACTTTTAACGTCGTGGTTGGCGCAACTGTTTTGCTTTTTCCTACATCTCTaag AGCGATGGCGGTGAGCATGCAAATGATAGTTGGAAGAATAGGAGCTATGCTTGGTAATCTTATTTTCCCTATCTTACTCGCGTATGGCTGTGTAACACCGATTATTAATCTTGCGTGCTTCACTTTGc TATGCATACTTCTTACGTATTTCCTGCCGAGTACACGCAAGCACGCGGTGTAA